GCCAAGGTTTTGGCCGGGGAGAGCGGGTTGAACGTGGTTCCGGTCTACGGCGGCGTGGGCTACCAGGCCCAGCGGGACGCCTTTCGTCAGGGCGCGCATTTAGTGGTGGGCACTCCGGGCCGGATTCTGGATCACCTGCTCGGTCGCAACCTTACTTTGGATCGTCTGCGCACCCTGATCTTCGACGAGGCGGACCGGATGCTTTCCGTGGGCTTTTACCCGGACATGCGCGAATTGCAGCGCTACCTGCCGTCCTCGGGCTACGACGCCTTCATGTTCTCGGCCACCTACCCGGAAAGCGTGATCCGCTTGGGTCGTGAGTTCTTGAGCGAGCCGGCCTTTCTCGGCCTGTCCGGGGATCAGGTGCATATCGCGGAGATCGACCATTCCTTCTGCGTGGTTCCGCCCATGCAGCGGGACAAGGTTTTGATCCGCCTGCTGGAGATGGAAAACCCAACCTCGGCGATCATTTTCTGCAACACGAAAAACAACGTGGAGTTCGTGGCGGCGATTCTCAAGCAGTACGGGTTTGACGCCGAGGATATTTCCTCCAACCTCACCCAGAACAAGCGCGAGGAAGTTCTGGCCCGGATCCGTTCCGGCAATCTGCGCTTTCTGGTGGCCACGGACGTGGCCGGACGGGGCATCGACATCCCTGGGCTGTCCCATGTCTTTTTGTACGAAGCCCCGGAGGATCCGGAGTCCTACATCCATCGGGCCGGGCGAACCGGACGGGCCGGAGCTTCGGGCTCGGTGATCACCCTGGTGGACATCATGGAGAAGATCGAGCTGGGTCGGATCGCGACCAGGTTCGGAATCAAGATGCTGGAGCGCCCCGCCCCGGAGGAGGCCGACGTTCTGCCCGCGCTGGAGAACCGGATCACCGTGCTGCTGGAAAACAAGCAACGCCGGTTGACCCTGGCCCAGAAGGAGCGGGCCGCCCGCTTCCTCCCGACCATTCCCAGCTTCGCCCAGAACGAGGACACCGCGGCCTTGCTGGCCCTGCTCCTGGACGAGATGTACCAGCGCTCCATGAACGTCTCCCCGCCTCGCCCCGAGGTCGACGCCGAACCCAAGCTCCGGAAAAAGCCCGCGGCCCAGGCCGCTCAGGCCGATCCTTCCGTCGCGGCGGCCAGGAAGAAACGCCGCCGACGCAAGCCCAAGGCCGAGGAAGCAAACAAAATGCCCGCCGAAGGCGGTTCAGGTGGATCGGAAGGTTAGAAGGACGAGCGCGCCACCAGATCGTACACCGCCGTGAAGTCCCGCTCCAACCGTGGAAGCAGGCTTCGAAGCGCGTCGAGGTCGTTGTTTCGACCCGCGTCCTCCATTTTTCGGGCAGTTTCGGCCAAGTGCGGGCAGCTGCAGTTCAAGGCCGCGCCCTTGAGGCCGTGGGCTTCCTCGCCGACGGCCTGGGCGTCGCCACTGGTCAGGTAGGTCTTGATGGTCTCGATCCGCTGAGTTCCGTTGTCCACCAAAGAGCGCAGAACATCCCGAACCAAGTCGTGATCCCCCATGACCCGGTCCAAGAGTTCCGGCTTGTTGCAGACAACGTCGGTTCCCATGGCCGACTCCATGCAGGATGTGGTCTTCGAAAGAGGCCCGTCGGACGAACTTGTCGGTTGCATCCATTTGATCACGGTTTCGTGCAAGGCCTCGAATCGCAGAGGTTTGGTCAGGTAGTCGTCGAAACCCGCGGCCAGGAATCGTTCCCGGTCTCCATGCACGGCGTGGGCGGTCAGGGCAATGATCGGCGTACGCCGATGGGAGGGCTGAGGGTTGAAACCTGAGACCTGGGGGTCGGAACTCTGACTTCTGGCTTCTGACTCCTGACTTCTTATTTTTCCCGTCGCCTCCAGCCCATCCATGATCGGCATTTCGATATCCATGACCACCAGATCGTAGACCTGCTTTTTCACGGCGACCACGGCTTCTTGTCCATTGTTCGCTGTATCCGGGAAAATGCCTATTTTTTGCAACATCTTCCGGGCCACGAGTTGGTTGACCGGGTTGTCCTCCACCAGCAAGACGCGGAGGCCCGGCTGAACTTGAGGAATCTGTTCCGTTTGTTCGGGCGGGCGTACTTCTCGAAGCATGGTTCGGCTCGGGCTTTCGGAGGCGCATGATCCGGGTTGCTTGCCGAACCGAGCCGTGAACCAGAAGGTGGAGCCCCGGCCTTCAGTGCTTTCCACGCCGATTTTTCCGTCCATCTTTTCCGCCAAACGCTTGGAGATGGCCAATCCGAGGCCGGTGCCGCCGAATTGTCGGGTTGTGGAGGCGTCCACCTGCTGGAAGCATTGAAACAGGAGCTGGAGCTTGTCCGCGGGGATGCCCGGGCCCGTGTCGTGAACATTGAAGCGGAACTGTAGGGTATTGGGTTCACGGATTAATGGTTCACGGTTCACGGTTGGGTCCGTGGTGTCGCCGGTATGTGTTGTATTTGGCGCGACACCGTCGGGCAAAATATTTTTCGCCCCTACGTCAACACCGTCCGTCGTTTTTTCAACCGTTGAACCGTTGAACCGTGAACCGTGAACCTCTCCCTGAACCTCTTCAACCTCAATCCTCACTTCTCCCTTTTCCGTAAATTTCACGGCATTCCCGCACAGATTGAGCAGAATCTGGCGTAGGCGCAGGGGGTCGCCCACAAGGGCGATGGACACGTCGTCATGTATTTGCCAGCCGAGGTGCAGGCCTTTCGTCTGGGCCGTCACGGCCAGCATGTTCACCGTCGCGTCCAGAACCTCGGGCAGGGAAAAAGGCACTTTTTCGAGTTCCAGCTTGTCGGCCTCGATTTTGGAGAAGTCCAGGATGTCGTTTATCAGCCTGAGCAGGGCTTCGCCGCTGGCATGGATCACCTGGGCGTATTCGGACTGTTCCTCGTTCAACTCCGTATCCAGGAGCAATTCGGTCATGCCCACCACGCCGTTCATGGGTGTACGGATTTCGTGACTCATGGTGGCCAAAAAGCGGCTTTTGGCGATATTGGCCCGTTCCGCTTCGGCCCTGGCCGTTTTCAACTCTTCCTCTCGACGTTTGCGCCGGATGACGTTGACCAGGAGTTCCGCCAGGACCATGAACAATTTGATCTCCGTGGCCGACCACTCCCTCCGACGCTGGACCGAGTCGAAGCCAACGAATCCGATGCACTCTTGTCCGTTCAACAACGGTAACGAGAGCACGGAGAGGATGTCTTGGTCCGCCAGATGCTTTCGCAACGGGTCGGTTTCGGGCATGGCGCTCACGTCGTTGATGTAAAATGGTTTCCCGGATCGGTGGTGGTTGACCTGGTTCGGTGCTTCGTCGAACGAGACGTTTTGGAGGTTGTTGATTTCAGGCTTAATCTCCGGGGCACTCCATTCATGGGTGTTGCGCATGGTTTGCTGCTGATAATCGTAGGAGAAAATATAAACGCGATCAGTCTTGGAAAACGCTCCTACCCGGGCCAGGGCTTCCTGCAGGGCCTCGTCCAGGAAATCCATGGGCACGTTCAGGAAGAGCAGGGAAAGGTCCATGAGCAGGTGCTGCAGGTCGATCTGGTACTGGATTTGCTCGCGGGCCGCGACCCGTTCACTGATGTCCTGGACCGCTGAAAAAATGTGCGGTTCTCCATGAAAATGAATCATCCTGGCGAACATCAGTCCGGTGAGCCTCTTTTGGTTTTTCATCCGAAAACTGGCTTCAAAGTGGGAGCATGCTCCATTTTTTCGCAGCAATTCCAGGAACATGTCACGCTGTTCGGGATGTTCCCAAATATTCAATCCCAGCGTGGTCTTTCCCTGGATTTCGTGGCGACTGAAGCCGCTCAGGGCCATGAAGGCCTCATTGGTTTCAATGATTTCGCCGTCTTTCATTCGGGTCAGGATCAGCGGGTTGGGGCTGGCATGGAACAGGGTCTGAAAACGCTCCTGGGTCTCGCGCAGGTTCCGTTCCATCCGGTGTCGGTCGGTAATGTCGGACAAGGTCAGCAGGAGTCTGCTCTGGTTGTCCACCATCAGCCGGGCCGTGGCCCCCAGCAGGACCATGTCCCTATGGCCCTCGCCGCTGACCAGCGTGGTCCGGAATTCGATGTCCTGAAACGAGATACCGGTTTGGAGCGTGCTCTGCATGGCGTTATTCAGCTCGCAAACGGCGCAGCTCTCGCCGTATCCGCAACCTCGCGGGTGCTCCTGGGCCCTGATGCATCCGAACGCGCCGCAGGCCCGGCCGAGGTGCAGGTCTTCGACGCTCATGTCCAAGAAGTCGCGCATGGCCCGGTTGGCGAACAGGATGCGTTGTTCGTCGTCCAGGACGCAGAGCAGGGCCGGGGTGCTGTCGAACACGGCCATGATCTCGTCGG
The nucleotide sequence above comes from Desulfonatronum sp. SC1. Encoded proteins:
- a CDS encoding DEAD/DEAH box helicase — protein: MTEENTNQQSQIAGPNPELPEAELAGLPEALREGFARAGWSDLTLVQTKAIPYVLAGQDVMVQARTGSGKTGAFILPLLERIDVSRPDCQALVLTPTRELARQVAEEAKVLAGESGLNVVPVYGGVGYQAQRDAFRQGAHLVVGTPGRILDHLLGRNLTLDRLRTLIFDEADRMLSVGFYPDMRELQRYLPSSGYDAFMFSATYPESVIRLGREFLSEPAFLGLSGDQVHIAEIDHSFCVVPPMQRDKVLIRLLEMENPTSAIIFCNTKNNVEFVAAILKQYGFDAEDISSNLTQNKREEVLARIRSGNLRFLVATDVAGRGIDIPGLSHVFLYEAPEDPESYIHRAGRTGRAGASGSVITLVDIMEKIELGRIATRFGIKMLERPAPEEADVLPALENRITVLLENKQRRLTLAQKERAARFLPTIPSFAQNEDTAALLALLLDEMYQRSMNVSPPRPEVDAEPKLRKKPAAQAAQADPSVAAARKKRRRRKPKAEEANKMPAEGGSGGSEG
- a CDS encoding ATP-binding protein codes for the protein MSEYLSPTSNMTDEIMAVFDSTPALLCVLDDEQRILFANRAMRDFLDMSVEDLHLGRACGAFGCIRAQEHPRGCGYGESCAVCELNNAMQSTLQTGISFQDIEFRTTLVSGEGHRDMVLLGATARLMVDNQSRLLLTLSDITDRHRMERNLRETQERFQTLFHASPNPLILTRMKDGEIIETNEAFMALSGFSRHEIQGKTTLGLNIWEHPEQRDMFLELLRKNGACSHFEASFRMKNQKRLTGLMFARMIHFHGEPHIFSAVQDISERVAAREQIQYQIDLQHLLMDLSLLFLNVPMDFLDEALQEALARVGAFSKTDRVYIFSYDYQQQTMRNTHEWSAPEIKPEINNLQNVSFDEAPNQVNHHRSGKPFYINDVSAMPETDPLRKHLADQDILSVLSLPLLNGQECIGFVGFDSVQRRREWSATEIKLFMVLAELLVNVIRRKRREEELKTARAEAERANIAKSRFLATMSHEIRTPMNGVVGMTELLLDTELNEEQSEYAQVIHASGEALLRLINDILDFSKIEADKLELEKVPFSLPEVLDATVNMLAVTAQTKGLHLGWQIHDDVSIALVGDPLRLRQILLNLCGNAVKFTEKGEVRIEVEEVQGEVHGSRFNGSTVEKTTDGVDVGAKNILPDGVAPNTTHTGDTTDPTVNREPLIREPNTLQFRFNVHDTGPGIPADKLQLLFQCFQQVDASTTRQFGGTGLGLAISKRLAEKMDGKIGVESTEGRGSTFWFTARFGKQPGSCASESPSRTMLREVRPPEQTEQIPQVQPGLRVLLVEDNPVNQLVARKMLQKIGIFPDTANNGQEAVVAVKKQVYDLVVMDIEMPIMDGLEATGKIRSQESEARSQSSDPQVSGFNPQPSHRRTPIIALTAHAVHGDRERFLAAGFDDYLTKPLRFEALHETVIKWMQPTSSSDGPLSKTTSCMESAMGTDVVCNKPELLDRVMGDHDLVRDVLRSLVDNGTQRIETIKTYLTSGDAQAVGEEAHGLKGAALNCSCPHLAETARKMEDAGRNNDLDALRSLLPRLERDFTAVYDLVARSSF